Part of the Flavobacteriales bacterium genome, AGAAGAAATTATTCTGAGTGGAATTCCCATGACCTACGATTCTGCCGGAACACAATATCATTTTGAATCGGCAGGTATGTTCGATATCCGTGCGCAACAAAATGGAAACAATCTGAATATTGCTCCCAATGCAAAAATTAAAATTGAGCTGGCCAGCGATAAAAAAGATGCACGGTTTAATTTTTACGAATTAGATACTATCCAACGCAATTGGGTGTATTTAGGGAAAGAGCAAGTGAAAGGAAAAAATAAAAAAGAAGAAAAAGGTGAAATCATTACCGTTAAAAACAATATAAAAGATCTAGAATGTGATTCCGCAATTTCAGCAAATTCAAATACCACCAATAAATATCAGGATCCTGTCATTACTAAAAAACAAAATGAAATCGTAAAACTGGAAAGTAAGCTGACAACCCTGAAAAAATCGAAACCGGTTGAACCGAAGGAAGCCAGTTTAAAACGTCCCACCTTTAACCTCAATGTGGATCCACAGGAATTTCCGGAGTTGGAATCGTTCGAAGGAACCTTATTTGAAGTGAGTGAAGAAAACAATAATTTTTCACGCGAGTGGTACAACCAGCAATGGAATGATGTAAAACTCAGTGAACACATCAGTGGTGTAAGTTATAAATTGGATCTTACCAAAGTAAGCGGAGGCCGATCCAACACCAATACCCTGATTGTATTCCCCGTTTTTAAAGGAGCAAATCTCGAAAAAGCACAAAAAATTTATACCGAAAAATTAGAAGCATACAACAAAAAAGTAAAAGAACAAGAAGTAGAACTTGCACGTAAACAAGAAGAATTAAAAGTTGCCATTGCGCAAAAAGAAGAACAATTGCGTGTTGAAGCAGCCGATCGTCGACGTAAAGAAGCCGAGGAAAGGGCTCGTCAGCAACAATTAATGATGCAAAATTCAGGTGCAGTTGCTACAGGAAATGTGGTTTACACCAACGATAAACAATTCATTGCCCAATCAATTGCTTCACGCACTTTCAGTATCGAACGATTTGGAACCTACAATTCTGATTGTCCGCAAAAATTACCACACCAACGAAAAATTATGGCACTGTATCTGGATGGATCTAAAAATCCGTTGATTCCAACTTCTCAGTTGTATTTGTGCGACAAACGCAGAAATCTGGTGTATAACTATTATCCGGAAACCATGCGCAAACTTCAGTATGATCCGGAGGGAATAAACACCATCATGTTTTTCGATAAAGAAGGTTATGCCCACTTTTTCGGTCCCGGCGATTTTAAAATCATTCCGGAATCCGCCTCTAAATATGAATTCGTCATGCGCAGATCCGAATCGAAAATTACAGATCCGGACGATGTGAAAAAAATCCTTTCTTTATAAGAATGAAATACACCCAACTCATTCTACTTGGCTCGTGCATGCTTTTTGCGTTTTCCTTTGCGAAAGAGGGAAATAAAAAAAGTAAAGGAAAAGGGTTTATTCCACCCGGAACCGTAAAAATTTCGGATTCGCTGTTCATGGATAAAACCGAGATTTCAAATTTCAGCTGGCTGGAATATGAAGCATGGACCAAAAGAAACGAACCGGAAAAAAGGAATTCCGTTTTACCAGATACGAATTTGTGGATCACTCCCGAATTCAGCTACACCCCTTTTGAAAAATATTATCACCGCCACTCCGCCTATCGCAATTATCCCGCAGTAGCCATCAGCTTTCAGCAAGCAAAAAAATATTGCAGGTGGAGGACAGCCATGGTCAATCACATGATTTTGGTAAAACTCAAAAAGAAAAAATATGAGGACCCGATCGACCTCAACAATGAGACCTTTGTTGTATATCGATTACCCACTAAAAGTGAATGGGAAAAAGCAGCCTTCGGAGATAAAAATCCCATTCAATATCCATATGGCGTAAATCAGCTAAAGGATCCGAAAAGCGGGAAGAGTCATTCGCATACGCGGGAGGACCGCAACCTGGACGCAACGTTTCCGAATGTAAAAAATGAACCGCCTACCTGTAAAGTGGATGATGGCATTGCCAATGCGTTTTTGGTCTATCATTTGATTGGTAATGTATCGGAAATGCTAAACGATTCAATCGTGATTGGTTTAAGTCACAACGATTTTTTGCGGAACGAGCACAATGTTCCCCATCCGGTGAATCGTTGGAGCTATTATCAAAAACCGTCACTGAACATCGGTTTTCGTTGTGTATGTGAAATCAGAAATTATCCGTGGTAAAAAAGATTCATACCTATATACTTTTCTCATTGCTCATGATGTTGAGCACCGGTCTTGCATTGGCCCAGGAAGAACCCATCGGTACCATTACCGTGCGGAAAGTCAAAGACCCCGATCCACGGATAGCAGGTAAAAAAGGCGGAAAAATTACACCGGCAGAAATGTGTAACGATTTGGGGATTGTAAGCGGAATGAAAAATGTCCGCATAATTCAATATAAAATTGTCTTCAACTCAGCCCGCGAACGCTTTTTTGATGTGGCAGGGAATAAAATTGACGGGGATATCTGTTACCTCGTTCAAAAATCGAAGCAAGGAGATATTATTACATTCGAAGATATTCTTGCTCAAGATGAATTAGGACGCAATTTCAAATTAAATCCCATGCGTTTTGAAATTGAAATTGTACCGGAAAAAGATGTAGTGGATCCTACAATTGAGAATAAAGAAATTATTAAGGCCGACACCACAGCTGTAAAACCGGAAAATAATAATGTCACCAATCCGGTTAAATCAAGCATCAATTGCAATGGAATGTATCTATTGAAAGAAGAATACATTTCAATGGAACGCACCTATATTAAATTGTATAACGACAGTGTGGCTTTCATTATAAAAACCGTAGGAGAAGCCGTTGTTATATCGCAATTCCTCGAGCGGCAATATGCCAAGGATGCAAAAAATGCACACGGAAAATATTATTGGAGAGGCGAAACTTTAATCATTGAATTCGATCGCAATTTTTCAGATTTCGATTTCAGCGGAAGATGGGAACCCGCAGGATTAATTGTTCAGCAACGTGATCCTGATGGCGCAATTATCAATGGAGAATTACGATTTACGCTCCTCCCCTTTTCCCGACCTAAATAATTATTTAAACGCCTGAAACGACTCTATTACTTTATCGTAAACTTTGTAATTCGTGGAGTATCGTCGGTCTTCCCCAACAAAAGTGAGCAGGTACATACTGTTTCCAACCAGCGCGAATTTTTGGATAATCCGTAATTGCATTCCTTCTACCACCATTCGCACACAAATTTGACCGTAATCCATTCCTGATTTTTTCAATCGTTTAGCATAGATAAACTCAGCATTAGTTTGTGATGCAAAGGTTCCTTTTATTTCACTGATAATTGAGTCAAGCGTGATAATCGGATCGAGATTGGGCTGAACCAGGAAATTAAAATTCTCTGCAAATGCATCGTTAGAACTTTCAAGAGGTTCCTTCACGAAAAATCGAATCAAGGGATCTTCGGTGGGTTCCGTTGTCCAGTCTTTTGGGTGACTAATACTGAATTCAGCCGTTTTAACGGTAGTCCATTTCCCTGCAAAACTTAATGTAGCGGAAAGGAAAGTCAGAATAAAAAATAGTGTTCTCATGCTGCTAAAAATAAAAAAGCGGGTTATTTCCCGCTATCAAGAATTTTTTGGTATTTCGTCAGGTTACCCGGATCCATGGCTTTACACAGATTGAATGCTTTTTGTTTATCAGCCGGTGGAGCTTCAGAAAATAAACTCACCAATTCATTCACTTTGGTGGAGAAAAATATCTGAACATTAAAAGAGGCCGGACGTTGTTTAGCCACCACCTGAATTTGTTCCAGTGCAGCGATAATCGATTTGCGTCCTTCTTCCACATTATCGTACATCCGGTCAAATCCCATTCGGTGATAATCGTAAAATGCTTTTCGCAAAGGTTTAAACACACCCTGAATGGCATTATCCACCATCCAATAACGGTTTCTGTCGCCCTCCGCCGCTCTCCATCCCGGCTCCGAGGCCGACTGTGCGTTATTTACGATTTGCTGCGCTTTGGCAAAATATTTCGATCCGCCTTCGAGTGAAAATGAATCGTAATCGTAAGCGATAATCATGTAGGCATAAAAAGCAA contains:
- a CDS encoding DUF4670 domain-containing protein, translating into MKPKITIDREPISSEEILARRNFTQVMSNVKLMQKPFFKSTWFISSVAATAIAGMALVAYLNTGKTSENNTPDPVTEELSAAPATAILADTTISYSEDSPCIHPPVPGAEKKYSTYTINNQEGATIQHPTGTKITIPKNSISDNNGNIVKGKVDILFREFHTTEEIILSGIPMTYDSAGTQYHFESAGMFDIRAQQNGNNLNIAPNAKIKIELASDKKDARFNFYELDTIQRNWVYLGKEQVKGKNKKEEKGEIITVKNNIKDLECDSAISANSNTTNKYQDPVITKKQNEIVKLESKLTTLKKSKPVEPKEASLKRPTFNLNVDPQEFPELESFEGTLFEVSEENNNFSREWYNQQWNDVKLSEHISGVSYKLDLTKVSGGRSNTNTLIVFPVFKGANLEKAQKIYTEKLEAYNKKVKEQEVELARKQEELKVAIAQKEEQLRVEAADRRRKEAEERARQQQLMMQNSGAVATGNVVYTNDKQFIAQSIASRTFSIERFGTYNSDCPQKLPHQRKIMALYLDGSKNPLIPTSQLYLCDKRRNLVYNYYPETMRKLQYDPEGINTIMFFDKEGYAHFFGPGDFKIIPESASKYEFVMRRSESKITDPDDVKKILSL
- a CDS encoding formylglycine-generating enzyme family protein; the encoded protein is MKYTQLILLGSCMLFAFSFAKEGNKKSKGKGFIPPGTVKISDSLFMDKTEISNFSWLEYEAWTKRNEPEKRNSVLPDTNLWITPEFSYTPFEKYYHRHSAYRNYPAVAISFQQAKKYCRWRTAMVNHMILVKLKKKKYEDPIDLNNETFVVYRLPTKSEWEKAAFGDKNPIQYPYGVNQLKDPKSGKSHSHTREDRNLDATFPNVKNEPPTCKVDDGIANAFLVYHLIGNVSEMLNDSIVIGLSHNDFLRNEHNVPHPVNRWSYYQKPSLNIGFRCVCEIRNYPW
- a CDS encoding DUF4835 family protein; translation: MKKLILLILLFPALSLRAQELMCRLQIISPSLQVSAADKLLFEQLQQQLQEFMNNTRWTTETFKDEEKIDCNVLINISEMSSNEDYGGTIQVTSSRPVFNTNYKSTLFNYLDENFKFKYQRGTPLLFSIDQHRNNLTSVLAFYAYMIIAYDYDSFSLEGGSKYFAKAQQIVNNAQSASEPGWRAAEGDRNRYWMVDNAIQGVFKPLRKAFYDYHRMGFDRMYDNVEEGRKSIIAALEQIQVVAKQRPASFNVQIFFSTKVNELVSLFSEAPPADKQKAFNLCKAMDPGNLTKYQKILDSGK